The genome window GACTGTGCtaatcaattttttatgttgttttttctttgttttCCCCTTctaatatgtttttatttttttttttaaaagtatGAATAAAATGTGCAATAGATTCATCAAGCTTTGTAACAAATTTTTGAAGttcttctttttcaatCCCAATTACACATGAAAATGCAATATAAGAATATGGATAATTACTACAACTCGATCCAAAAtcatgaaatattttatttcctataactattttatttttttcattcaatttataatattttttttttaaatttttaaagtcaattaatttgtttattccAATTAGTTCTCCAtccatttttaaaacatcATCATTGGGAATGTTTCCTTggatattttcttcatcaaAATCTGAAACATCGCTCATATTGTCACTTTTTGTGTAATTGTTCAAGTTTAtttctttgttttttctattttgtCTATTTTCGATTTCTTGTTCCTCAATTtgtttcaaaatattatgtcTAATAAGAATAGGAGAGCATATAACACGATGCCCAGTAACATTTCGATAAAATAGAAAAGAGCCaagcatatttataattttaggGTTTGTATTTCcacaatatttatataaattattaagaTTAATAGCAAtagaaattttatttttacttgtttttattaattttaaattatattttgagcATATCTTTTGAATTTTATCACTTATccaattaaaatttttcaCTCTTTCTTCTcttaatttcattattttatttttacctAATTCTAGTaaagtaataaataaatctaaatatacattaaCTGGCGTTCTTCCTGggtatgttttttttaattctgcCATAATTTTGTGGTTCGAACTAAATACAATACCTCCATTAATTGGTAAAAGGAAATTTTTATCGCAACTTTGAACAACAAAATctatttttccatttaaaTCATAACACTTTTGAATTtctttacaaatatatgtacattGCAAACCAAATccattattaataatatgtgGTATATCATATTGCTTACACAATTGtgaaatttttaaaatattatctgAATTTCGAGGTGCATAACTAGATGTTACTGTTATAATacaacatattttttcatttaattttttcattaaactttctattgttttttcatctgtatttaattcatcattattaaatatcATATCTACTACAATGTATTTTAGATCACAAAAATCTAAACATTTATAGCAAGTTTTATGATCTATTCTAGATATTATAACATATTCACTATTTTTTctcactttttttaaatacaatAAACATGTACTTATACACATACCCGTTGCATATggcaatatatatacatcttcacatttttttattccaaagctttttattaaatattttaacataTTCGTTGTTATTTTACACAATAAGCTGTTCCCTGTGCTTTTGGGCTGCACATCGTCCAAGTTTCCTGATCTGAGTGTT of Plasmodium berghei ANKA genome assembly, chromosome: 6 contains these proteins:
- a CDS encoding O-phosphoseryl-tRNA(Sec) selenium transferase, putative, which translates into the protein MLQSCKGNEPFDDKPFGNGGNKNKYSLLTSQIMNQKNGLIKNLLNHGIIPNEELNEVTIMSILYQISLQNLCNSEKNIKIGERESRIYSSIVRNKYFGFGHGIGRSGNLDDVQPKSTGNSLLCKITTNMLKYLIKSFGIKKCEDVYILPYATGMCISTCLLYLKKVRKNSEYVIISRIDHKTCYKCLDFCDLKYIVVDMIFNNDELNTDEKTIESLMKKLNEKICCIITVTSSYAPRNSDNILKISQLCKQYDIPHIINNGFGLQCTYICKEIQKCYDLNGKIDFVVQSCDKNFLLPINGGIVFSSNHKIMAELKKTYPGRTPVNVYLDLFITLLELGKNKIMKLREERVKNFNWISDKIQKICSKYNLKLIKTSKNKISIAINLNNLYKYCGNTNPKIINMLGSFLFYRNVTGHRVICSPILIRHNILKQIEEQEIENRQNRKNKEINLNNYTKSDNMSDVSDFDEENIQGNIPNDDVLKMDGELIGINKLIDFKNLKKKYYKLNEKNKIVIGNKIFHDFGSSCSNYPYSYIAFSCVIGIEKEELQKFVTKLDESIAHFIHTFKKKNKNILEGENKEKTT